The proteins below come from a single Corynebacterium cystitidis genomic window:
- a CDS encoding CHAP domain-containing protein: protein MRTSLRTMITLVASLAVLAGLSAPQANAAVHNLCKEVGSYGCLAFSGYRPYTNTWADTRYYGGVHNCTRYVAYRLAKGGVPDQGTWGNAYEWWHRAPGAKNNTPAVGAIAYWSSDWTSRHWGHSYGHVGVVEKVNADGSIEVTWDSYGDNINVRQVVSGNHLPTGYIHADNAAIKRSGGIVDTPPAPQPVKDGDTIAYKGHVYRVAGGAPIYVTNFDHVSGSRNVRAVNDAEWNKLRKYPKDGTIIRGTQPGHKFTNSVFVIAGGAPIYVSNWDHIGGGKPYIDVDLATIFRADHGYPYDRLRARPANDTFLFAGGDGAVSSRTVYVVQGGAPIPVGDWNHIGGPRPLVTVDSRAIDNAGGEGAWQFLNKYPSDGTIIQGRKPGDPLHGTTYVMAGGAPIYISNWDNIGGEKTAYWVDLEAIKRAGTAPVWNNLRVNPADGTQLKAHKTGKGYVVKGGVPVAQDKSGDKAVTVDHVAIDRAGQAAPYHHLKAEVKPAPSPAPTPAPAPEPGPSGEDPQPAPQSDAPSGAASSEGGIIAGVIALITVIAALVGLPALVGGTGVALPF, encoded by the coding sequence ATGCGCACTTCCCTCAGAACAATGATCACTCTTGTGGCAAGTCTGGCCGTTTTGGCTGGGCTGAGCGCGCCCCAGGCAAACGCTGCCGTGCATAACCTGTGCAAGGAAGTCGGCTCCTACGGTTGCCTCGCGTTCAGTGGGTATAGGCCGTACACCAACACGTGGGCAGACACCCGTTACTACGGTGGTGTTCACAATTGCACCCGCTATGTTGCATATCGCCTGGCTAAAGGGGGCGTGCCGGATCAAGGCACGTGGGGCAACGCCTATGAGTGGTGGCACCGCGCCCCAGGTGCGAAGAACAACACGCCCGCAGTCGGTGCTATTGCGTACTGGAGTAGCGACTGGACATCCCGTCACTGGGGCCATTCCTACGGTCACGTCGGTGTCGTTGAAAAGGTCAATGCCGACGGCTCCATCGAAGTCACCTGGGACTCCTACGGCGACAATATCAATGTCCGCCAAGTTGTTTCTGGGAATCATCTGCCCACCGGCTATATCCACGCCGACAATGCTGCGATTAAGCGTTCCGGCGGAATCGTCGATACACCTCCCGCCCCGCAGCCGGTGAAAGACGGCGACACCATCGCATACAAGGGGCATGTCTACCGTGTCGCCGGTGGCGCACCGATCTACGTCACAAACTTCGACCACGTATCAGGATCGCGGAACGTGCGCGCGGTCAACGACGCAGAGTGGAACAAACTGCGCAAATACCCGAAGGACGGCACCATCATCCGTGGCACGCAACCTGGCCACAAGTTCACCAACTCGGTTTTCGTCATCGCAGGTGGCGCACCAATCTACGTCTCGAATTGGGACCACATCGGCGGAGGAAAGCCTTATATCGACGTTGATCTAGCCACCATTTTCCGAGCCGACCACGGGTACCCTTACGACCGGCTTCGCGCCCGCCCAGCTAACGACACGTTCCTCTTCGCAGGCGGTGACGGGGCTGTATCTTCCCGCACCGTCTACGTGGTCCAAGGTGGCGCCCCAATCCCGGTAGGCGACTGGAACCATATCGGCGGGCCTCGCCCGTTAGTCACGGTCGATTCCCGCGCAATTGATAACGCAGGTGGCGAGGGTGCTTGGCAGTTCCTCAACAAGTATCCATCGGATGGCACCATCATCCAAGGCCGCAAACCAGGCGATCCCCTCCATGGAACAACTTATGTGATGGCTGGTGGGGCCCCGATCTACATCAGTAATTGGGACAATATTGGTGGCGAGAAAACCGCGTACTGGGTTGATCTTGAAGCCATCAAACGTGCCGGTACCGCACCAGTATGGAATAACTTGCGGGTCAACCCGGCTGATGGAACGCAGCTCAAAGCCCACAAAACCGGAAAAGGTTATGTTGTAAAAGGTGGCGTGCCCGTAGCCCAGGATAAATCAGGCGATAAGGCAGTGACAGTGGACCACGTTGCCATTGACCGCGCAGGCCAAGCTGCACCGTACCACCATCTCAAGGCAGAGGTGAAGCCAGCACCTTCGCCTGCGCCAACACCAGCACCAGCACCAGAGCCTGGACCAAGTGGGGAAGACCCACAGCCAGCACCACAGTCAGACGCTCCATCCGGCGCCGCTTCTTCAGAAGGTGGCATCATCGCTGGAGTTATCGCGCTGATCACAGTTATTGCTGCACTTGTGGGGCTGCCCGCACTTGTGGGAGGAACCGGAGTAGCGCTTCCGTTCTAA
- a CDS encoding CHAP domain-containing protein gives MRTSLRTMITLVASLAVLAGLSAPQANAAVHNLCKEVGSYGCLAFSGYRPYTNTWADTRYYGGVHNCTRYVAYRLAKGGVPDQGTWGNAYEWWHRAPGAKNNTPAVGAIAYWSSDWTSRHWGHSYGHVGVVEKVNADGSIEVTWDSYGDNINVRQVVSGNHLPTGYIHADNAAIKRSGGIVDTPPAPQPVKDGDTIAYNLTYTIGFSPPVCVG, from the coding sequence ATGCGCACTTCCCTCAGAACAATGATCACTCTTGTGGCAAGTCTGGCCGTTTTGGCTGGGCTGAGCGCGCCCCAGGCAAACGCTGCCGTGCATAACCTGTGCAAGGAAGTCGGCTCCTACGGTTGCCTCGCGTTCAGTGGGTATAGGCCGTACACCAACACGTGGGCAGACACCCGTTACTACGGTGGTGTTCACAATTGCACCCGCTATGTTGCATATCGCCTGGCTAAAGGGGGCGTGCCGGATCAAGGCACGTGGGGCAACGCCTATGAGTGGTGGCACCGCGCCCCAGGTGCGAAGAACAACACGCCCGCAGTCGGTGCTATTGCGTACTGGAGTAGCGACTGGACATCCCGTCACTGGGGCCATTCCTACGGTCACGTCGGTGTCGTTGAAAAGGTCAATGCCGACGGCTCCATCGAAGTCACCTGGGACTCCTACGGCGACAATATCAATGTCCGCCAAGTTGTTTCTGGGAATCATCTGCCCACCGGCTATATCCACGCCGACAATGCTGCGATTAAGCGTTCCGGCGGAATCGTCGATACACCTCCCGCCCCGCAGCCGGTGAAAGACGGCGACACCATCGCATACAACCTGACTTACACAATTGGGTTTAGTCCCCCGGTTTGTGTTGGGTGA
- a CDS encoding IS1634 family transposase has product MASIKCARTASGAVSVQVVRKVGGRTEVIKHFGSAHDDGQLAVLYLAAESFLGRGQQLSLPLEGVGDDRHIPVMDDFADYRHRDDSVDQQELDLGAVQTHTESVHAAQDSGAGDRLSGSRDGQARVVDTANKVLWQVLARVWDVLDFGIDDPSFQAMVIARIVEPTSKAQVGRVLTGLGQPSRHVNTWYNTLKRAVKNDYRARIGAACHRYVRSRHQVTMVLYDVTTLYFETPKEDELRKVGMSKERRVDPQIVVGLITDLEGFPLHVEFFHGKTAETTTLIPMINAYIQAHDLVGVVVVADAAMLSAKNLDALDAEGIDYIVADRLKKAPYDITLDPDDEDSIDAHDGAIVETTKTMGTGTQAIQRRAVIGFSAKRYRYDISSLDKQRQKAHEIATKKRSARLPRFVAKKNGQFVINEQTFAQARGLAGWKGYVTSIDAQQVDGSQIIGFYHQLYHIEQAFRMAKTDLDARPMYHHTETAITAHITVVFAALALSKHIYLTTNTTAPKLVQRLSTYRHSTIEINNTRITIPPAITPKDQQLINTLTQHKPGD; this is encoded by the coding sequence GTGGCGTCTATTAAGTGTGCTCGTACTGCTTCGGGGGCGGTGAGTGTGCAAGTAGTACGAAAAGTTGGTGGGCGTACTGAGGTGATTAAGCATTTTGGGTCTGCTCATGATGATGGGCAGTTGGCGGTGTTGTATTTAGCTGCGGAGTCTTTTTTAGGCCGTGGCCAGCAGTTATCGTTGCCACTTGAAGGTGTAGGTGATGATCGGCATATCCCGGTGATGGATGATTTTGCTGATTATCGTCACCGTGATGACAGTGTTGATCAGCAGGAACTTGATCTTGGTGCGGTTCAGACACACACCGAGTCGGTGCATGCTGCCCAGGATTCGGGTGCTGGTGATCGGTTATCGGGTAGTCGGGATGGGCAGGCTCGGGTGGTTGATACTGCGAATAAAGTGTTGTGGCAGGTGCTTGCGCGGGTGTGGGATGTGTTGGATTTCGGGATTGATGATCCCTCGTTTCAGGCGATGGTTATTGCCCGGATTGTTGAGCCAACCTCAAAAGCCCAGGTAGGGCGGGTACTGACAGGTCTTGGTCAGCCTTCCCGGCATGTTAATACCTGGTACAACACACTAAAACGTGCTGTTAAAAATGATTATCGGGCTCGTATTGGTGCTGCATGTCATCGTTATGTGCGTTCACGTCATCAGGTGACAATGGTGTTATATGACGTGACCACCTTGTATTTTGAGACACCGAAAGAAGACGAGCTACGCAAAGTTGGGATGAGCAAAGAACGCCGTGTTGATCCTCAGATCGTGGTCGGCCTGATTACTGATCTGGAAGGGTTCCCGCTTCACGTGGAATTTTTTCACGGTAAAACAGCCGAAACAACAACATTGATCCCGATGATCAACGCCTATATCCAAGCCCATGATCTTGTTGGTGTCGTCGTTGTTGCTGACGCGGCGATGCTATCAGCAAAAAACCTAGATGCACTTGATGCCGAGGGTATTGACTACATTGTTGCTGACCGACTGAAAAAAGCGCCCTACGACATCACACTTGATCCCGATGACGAGGACAGTATCGATGCTCATGATGGTGCCATCGTTGAAACCACCAAAACAATGGGAACAGGTACACAGGCTATACAGCGACGTGCGGTGATCGGGTTTAGTGCCAAACGCTACCGCTACGACATCAGCTCGCTAGATAAACAACGCCAGAAAGCACACGAGATAGCCACCAAGAAACGCTCAGCACGCCTACCGAGATTTGTGGCCAAGAAAAACGGGCAGTTTGTCATCAACGAACAAACCTTTGCTCAAGCCCGGGGTTTAGCAGGATGGAAAGGCTACGTCACCAGTATCGATGCCCAACAGGTAGACGGCAGTCAGATCATCGGGTTTTATCACCAGCTCTACCACATCGAGCAGGCCTTTCGAATGGCGAAAACAGACCTTGATGCGCGCCCAATGTATCACCACACCGAAACCGCTATCACCGCACACATCACCGTTGTCTTCGCCGCCCTAGCCCTGTCAAAACACATCTACCTGACCACCAACACCACCGCCCCGAAACTAGTCCAACGCCTCAGCACCTACCGCCACAGCACAATCGAAATCAACAACACCCGCATAACCATCCCACCCGCAATAACACCAAAAGACCAACAACTAATCAACACCCTCACCCAACACAAACCGGGGGACTAA
- a CDS encoding DUF4236 domain-containing protein → MGLYYRDKKKIGKNSWINVSKSGVSTSTKIGPVTLNSRGGFWVNLPGGLNFRGRWK, encoded by the coding sequence ATGGGCTTGTACTACCGCGATAAGAAGAAGATCGGCAAGAATTCCTGGATCAACGTATCTAAATCTGGGGTGTCCACCTCTACGAAGATTGGTCCGGTGACCCTGAATTCACGAGGCGGTTTCTGGGTGAACCTGCCCGGTGGGCTGAATTTCCGTGGCCGCTGGAAGTAG
- a CDS encoding HhH-GPD family protein: MSTNATNFPRATIIAWFQENARDLPWRSPSTTAWAILLSEVMSQQTPVARVAPIWQQWVERWPDPATFAAAQPAEVLRAWGSLGYPRRALRLLECAQVIVDKHDGQVPDDVDELLSLPGIGQYTARAVACFAFGQNVPVVDTNVRRVYARMVDGRPLAPPASKRELSEVAALLPDDHGPTFSAGLMELGALICTATAPRCGECPVPSHCHWLQAGKPAPTEDELRKKKVQKFAGTDRQVRGLIMKVLREADGPVPRASIDIVWPDDAQRDRALFSLIDDGLAEQDNAGLFHLPRA, translated from the coding sequence ATGAGCACGAACGCCACCAATTTTCCCCGCGCAACCATTATCGCGTGGTTTCAGGAAAACGCCCGCGATCTGCCTTGGCGCAGCCCTAGCACCACTGCCTGGGCCATCCTGCTGTCTGAGGTGATGAGCCAGCAGACCCCTGTGGCGCGTGTCGCCCCGATCTGGCAGCAGTGGGTTGAGCGCTGGCCTGACCCTGCCACCTTTGCTGCAGCCCAGCCGGCCGAGGTGTTGCGCGCCTGGGGCAGCTTGGGGTATCCGCGGCGTGCGCTGCGCCTGTTGGAGTGCGCGCAGGTGATCGTCGATAAGCACGACGGGCAAGTCCCGGACGATGTGGACGAACTGTTGTCGCTGCCAGGGATTGGGCAGTACACGGCGCGCGCGGTGGCGTGTTTCGCGTTTGGCCAGAATGTGCCGGTGGTGGATACGAATGTGCGCCGCGTGTACGCCCGCATGGTGGATGGCCGCCCGCTCGCCCCACCCGCGTCGAAGCGCGAGTTGAGCGAGGTAGCCGCTTTGCTTCCCGACGACCACGGCCCCACATTTTCCGCGGGATTAATGGAGTTGGGTGCCCTGATTTGTACCGCCACGGCGCCACGGTGCGGCGAGTGTCCTGTCCCGTCGCACTGTCATTGGTTGCAGGCGGGCAAACCCGCACCGACTGAAGATGAGCTGCGCAAGAAGAAAGTCCAGAAATTCGCGGGCACTGACCGGCAGGTGCGCGGTTTAATCATGAAGGTGCTACGCGAGGCGGACGGGCCGGTGCCGCGCGCCAGCATCGACATTGTTTGGCCGGATGACGCCCAGCGCGACCGAGCTTTATTTTCGCTTATCGACGATGGCCTAGCCGAGCAGGATAACGCGGGTCTGTTCCACCTACCCCGCGCCTAA